A section of the Papio anubis isolate 15944 chromosome 16, Panubis1.0, whole genome shotgun sequence genome encodes:
- the ASXL1 gene encoding polycomb group protein ASXL1 isoform X2 has protein sequence MAPESKSFMRPVNVSPSSSSGKNAGSANKQRPESIGGNEEPSKSINRGITVLLVLENYSDAPMTPKQILQVIEAEGLKEMSGTSPLACLNAMLHSNSRGGEGLFYKLPGRISLFTLKKDALQWSRHPATVEGEEPEDTADVESCGSNEASTVSGENDVSLDETSSNASCSTESQSRPLSNPRDSYRASSQANKQKKKTGVMLPRVVLTPLKVNGAHVESASGFSGRHADGESGSPSSSSSGSLALGSAAIRGQAEVAQDPAPLLRGFRKPATGQMKRNRGEEIDFETPGSILVNTNLRALINSRTFHALPSHFQQQLLFLLPEVDRQVGTDGLLRLSSSALNNEFFTHAAQSWRERLADGEFTHEMQVRIRQEMEKEKKVEQWKEKFFEDYYGQKLGLTKEESLQQNVGQEEAEIKSGLCVPGESVRSQRGPATRQRDGHFKKRSRPDLRTRARRNLYKKQEPEQAGVAKDAKSVASDVPLYKDGEAKTDPAGLSSPHLPGTSSAAPDPEGPEFPVESVASRIQTEPDNLARASASPDRIPSLPRETVDQEPKDQKRKSFEQAASASFPEKKPRLEDRQSFRNTIESVHTEKPQPTKEEPKVPPIRIQLSRIKPPWVVKGQPTYQICPRIIPTTESSCRGWTGARTLADIKARALQVRGARGHDCHREAATTAIGGGGGPGGGGSRATDEGGGRGGSSGDGGEACGHLEPRGGPSTPGKCTSDLQRTQLLPPYPLNGEHTQAGTAMSRARREDLASLRKEENCLLQRASVGLRDGLGDASQLPIAPTGDQPCQALPPLSSQTSVAERLVEQPQLHPDVKTECESGTTSWESDDEERGPTTPTDNGPIPSLVGDDTLEKGTGQTLDSHPTMKDPVNVTPSSTPESSSTDCLQNRPFDDKLGLGDSCLPMRESDTRQENLKTKALVSNSSVHWMPIPSNDDVVKQPEPESRGHVPSVEPQVGEEWEKAPPTLPALPGDLTADEGLDPTDSLTSLWTVPSRGGNDSTGSYCQQIDAEKLKINGDSEALSPHSESTDTASDFEGHLTEDSSEADSSEAAVTKGSSVNKDEKPSWNQSASLSKVNGDLRLVTRTDGMVAPQSWVSRVCAVRQKIPDSLLLANTEYQPRAMCLSRPGSSVEATNPLVMQLLQGNLPLEKVLPPAHDDSTPEAPQVPLTNEQSHGSLCLGSLHGLEENSGMVGGSSPISLRALKEPLLPDSYETGPGLARIEVTQAPGAPQKNSKTVPSFDSLHPVTNPITSSRKLEEMDSKEQFSSFSCEDQKEVCAVSQDSNSNAAPGKSPGDLTTSRTPRFSSPNVISFGPEQTGRALGDQSNVTGQGKKLFGSGNVAATLQRPRPADPMPLPAEIPPVFPSGKLGPSTNSMSGGVQTPREDWAPKPHASVGSVKNEKTFVGGSLKANAENRKATGHSPLELVGHLQGMPFVMDLPFWKLPQEPGKGLSEPLEPPSLPSQLSIKQAFYGKLSKLQLSSTSFNYSSSSPTFPKGLAGSVVQLSHKAKFGASHSASLSLQMFTDSSTVESISLQCACSLKAMIMCQGCGAFCHDDCIGPSKLCVLCLVVR, from the exons AAGGATGCCCTGCAGTGGTCCCGCCATCCGGCTACAGTGGAGGGAGAGGAGCCAGAGGACACGGCTGATGTGGAGAGCTGTGGGTCTAATGAAGCCAGCACTGTGAGTGGTGAAAACGATG taTCTCTTGATGAAACATCTTCGAATGCATCCTGTTCTACAGAATCTCAGAGTCGACCTCTTTCCAATCCCAGGGACAGCTACAGAGCTTCCTCACAG GcgaacaaacaaaagaaaaagactgggGTGATGCTGCCTCGAGTTGTCCTGACTCCTCTGAAGGTAAACGGGGCCCACGTGGAATCTGCATCAG GGTTCTCGGGCCGCCACGCCGATGGCGAGAGCGGCAGCCCgtccagcagcagcagcggctCTCTGGCCCTGGGCAGCGCTGCTATTCGTGGCCAGGCCGAGGTCGCCCAGGACCCTGCCCCGCTCCTGAGAGGCTTCCGGAAGCCAGCCACAG GTCAAATGAAGCGTAACAGAGGGGAAGAAATAGATTTTGAGACACCTGGGTCCATTCTTGTCAACACCAACCTCCGTGCCCTGATCAACTCTCGGACCTTCCATGCCTTACCATCACACTTCCAGCAgcagctcctcttcctcctgcctgaaGTAGACAGACAG GTGGGGACAGATGGCCTGTTGCGTCTCAGCAGCAGTGCACTGAATAACGAGTTTTTTACCCATGCGGCTCAGAGCTGGCGGGAGCGCCTGGCTGATG GCGAATTTACTCATGAAATGCAAGTCAGGATACGACaggaaatggagaaggaaaagaaggtggaacaatggaaagaaaagttCTTTGAAGACTACTATGGACAGAA GCTGGGTTTGACCAAAGAAGAGTCATTGCAGCAGAACGTGGGCCAGGAGGAGGCCGAAATCAAAAGTGGCTTGTGTGTCCCAGGAGAATCAGTGCGTTCACAGCGTGGTCCAGCCACCCGACAGCGAGATGGGCATTTTAAGAAACGTTCTCGGCCAGATCTCCGAACCAGAGCCAGGAGGAATCTGTACAAAAAACAGGAGCCAGAACAAGCAGGGGTTGCTAAGGATGCAAAATCTGTGGCCTCAGATGTTCCCCTCTACAAGGATGGGGAGGCTAAGACTGACCCAGCAGGGCTGAGCAGTCCCCATCTGCCAggcacatcctctgcagcacccGACCCAGAGGGTCCCGAATTCCCAGTTGAGTCTGTGGCTTCTCGGATCCAGACTGAGCCAGACAACTTGGCACGTGCCTCTGCATCTCCAGACAGAATTCCTAGTCTGCCTCGGGAGACTGTGGATCAGGAGCCCAAGGATCAGAAGAGGAAATCCTTTGAGCAGGCGGCCTCTGCATCCTTTCCCGAAAAGAAGCCCCGGCTTGAAGATCGTCAGTCCTTTCGTAACACAATTGAAAGTGTTCACACCGAAAAGCCACAGCCCACTAAAGAGGAGCCCAAAGTCCCGCCCATCCGG ATTCAACTTTCACGTATCAAACCACCCTGGGTGGTTAAAGGTCAGCCCACTTACCAGATATGCCCCCGGATCATCCCCACCACGGAGTCCTCCTGCCGGGGCTGGACTGGCGCCAGGACCCTCGCAGACATTAAAGCCCGTGCTCTGCAGGTCCGAGGGGCGAGAGGTCATGACTGCCATAGAGAGGCGGCCACCACTGCCATCGGAGGGGGGGGTGGCCCGGGTGGAGGTGGCAGCAGGGCCACCGATGAGGGAGGTGGCAGAGGCGGcagcagtggtgatggtggtgaggcCTGTGGCCACCTTGAGCCCAGGGGAGGCCCGAGCACCCCTGGAAAGTGTACGTCAGATCTACAGCGAACACAACTACTGCCGCCTTATCCTCTAAATGGGGAGCATACCCAGGCCGGAACTGCCATGTCCAGAGCGAGGAGAGAGGACCTGGCTTCTctgagaaaggaggaaaactgcCTACTACAGAGAGCTTCAGTTGGACTCAGAGATGGGCTGGGAGATGCCTCCCAACTCCCCATTGCTCCCACTGGGGACCAGCCATGCCAGGCCTTGCCCCCACTGTCCTCCCAAACCTCAGTAGCTGAGAGATTAGTGGAGCAGCCTCAGTTGCATCCGGATGTTAAAACTGAATGTGAGTCTGGCACCACTTCCTGGGAAAGTGATGATGAGGAGCGAGGACCCACCACTCCCACAGACAATGGTCCTATTCCGTCTCTAGTGGGAGATGATACATTAGAGAAAGGAACTGGCCAGACTCTTGACAGTCATCCCACTATGAAGGATCCTGTAAATGTGACCCCCAGTTCTACACCTGAATCCTCATCAACTGATTGCCTGCAGAACAGACCGTTTGATGACAAATTAGGTCTTGGTGACTCATGCCTTCCTATGAGGGAAAGTGATACTAGACAAGAAAACTTGAAAACCAAGGCTCTCGTTTCTAACAGTTCTGTGCATTGGATGCCCATCCCATCGAATGATGACGTAGTGAAACAGCCTGAACCAGAATCCAGAGGACATGTACCATCTGTTGAGCCCCAGGTTGGAGAGGAGTGGGAGAAagctcctcccacccttcctgcATTGCCTGGGGATTTGACAGCCGACGAGGGTCTAGATCCTACTGATAGCCTTACTTCACTCTGGACTGTGCCATCTCGAGGAGGCAATGACAGCACTGGTAGTTACTGTCAACAGATAGACGCTGAAAAGCTGAAAATCAACGGAGACTCTGAAGCACTGAGTCCTCATAGTGAGTCCACAGATACAGCCTCTGACTTTGAAGGTCACCTCACAGAGGACAGCAGTGAGGCTGACAGTAGTGAAGCTGCAGTGACAAAGGGATCTTCGGTGAACAAGGATGAGAAACCCAGTTGGAACCAATCTGCCTCACTGTCCAAGGTGAATGGTGACCTGCGTCTGGTTACAAGGACAGATGGGATGGTTGCTCCTCAGAGCTGGGTGTCTCGAGTATGTGCGGTCCGCCAAAAGATCCCAGATTCCCTACTGCTGGCCAATACTGAGTACCAGCCAAGAGCCATGTGTCTGTCCAGGCCTGGGTCCTCAGTGGAGGCCACTAACCCACTTGTGATGCAGTTGCTGCAGGGTAACTTGCCCCTAGAGAAGGTCCTTCCACCGGCCCACGATGACAGCACGCCAGAAGCCCCACAAGTACCGCTTACAAACGAGCAGAGCCATGGCTCCCTGTGCCTGGGATCTTTACATGGTCTTGAAGAAAACAGTGGCATGGTTGGTGGAAGCAGCCCCATTTCTTTAAGGGCTTTGAAGGAGCCTCTTCTACCAGATAGCTATGAAACAGGCCCTGGTCTTGCCAGGATTGAGGTCACCCAGGCTCCTGGAGCACCCCAAAAGAATTCCAAGACAGTCCCAAGTTTTGACTCCCTCCATCCAGTGACAAATCCAATTACTTCCTCTAGGAAACTGGAAGAAATGGATTCCAAAGAGCAGTTCTCTTCCTTTAGTTGTGAAGATCAAAAGGAAGTCTGTGCCGTGTCACAGGACAGTAATTCAAATGCTGCTCCAGGCAAGAGCCCAGGAGATCTTACTACCTCGAGAACACCTCGTTTCTCATCTCCAAATGTGATCTCCTTTGGTCCAGAGCAGACAGGTCGGGCCTTGGGTGATCAGAGCAATGTTACAGGCCAAGGGAAGAAGCTTTTTGGCTCTGGGAATGTGGCTGCAACCCTTCAGCGCCCCAGGCCTGCAGACCCGATGCCTCTGCCTGCTGAGATCCCTCCAGTTTTTCCCAGTGGGAAGTTGGGACCAAGCACAAACTCCATGTCTGGTGGGGTACAGACTCCAAGGGAAGACTGGGCTCCAAAGCCACATGCCTCTGTTGGCAGCGTCAAGAATGAGAAGACTTTTGTGGGGGGTTCTCTTAAGGCAAATGCCGAGAACAGGAAAGCTACTGGGCATAGTCCCCTGGAACTGGTGGGTCACTTGCAAGGGATGCCCTTTGTCATGGACTTGCCCTTCTGGAAATTACCCCAAGAACCAGGGAAGGGGCTCAGTGAGCCTCTGGAGccaccttctctcccctcccaacTCAGCATCAAGCAGGCATTTTATGGGAAGCTTTCTAAACTCCAGCTGAGTTCCACCAGCTTTAATTATTCCTCCAGCTCTCCCACCTTTCCCAAAGGCCTTGCTGGAAGTGTGGTGCAGCTGAGCCACAAAGCAAAGTTTGGTGCGAGCCACAGTGCATCACTTTCCTTGCAAATGTTCACTGACAGCAGCACAGTGGAAAGCATCTCACTCCAGTGTGCGTGCAGCCTGAAAGCCATGATCATGTGCCAAGGCTGCGGTGCATTCTGTCATGATGACTGTATTGGACCCTCAAAGCTCTGTGTATTGTGCCTTGTGGTGAGATAA
- the ASXL1 gene encoding polycomb group protein ASXL1 isoform X1 → MAPESKSFMRPVNVSPSSSSGKNAGSANKQRPESIGGNEEPSKSINRGITVLLVLENYSDAPMTPKQILQVIEAEGLKEMRSGTSPLACLNAMLHSNSRGGEGLFYKLPGRISLFTLKKDALQWSRHPATVEGEEPEDTADVESCGSNEASTVSGENDVSLDETSSNASCSTESQSRPLSNPRDSYRASSQANKQKKKTGVMLPRVVLTPLKVNGAHVESASGFSGRHADGESGSPSSSSSGSLALGSAAIRGQAEVAQDPAPLLRGFRKPATGQMKRNRGEEIDFETPGSILVNTNLRALINSRTFHALPSHFQQQLLFLLPEVDRQVGTDGLLRLSSSALNNEFFTHAAQSWRERLADGEFTHEMQVRIRQEMEKEKKVEQWKEKFFEDYYGQKLGLTKEESLQQNVGQEEAEIKSGLCVPGESVRSQRGPATRQRDGHFKKRSRPDLRTRARRNLYKKQEPEQAGVAKDAKSVASDVPLYKDGEAKTDPAGLSSPHLPGTSSAAPDPEGPEFPVESVASRIQTEPDNLARASASPDRIPSLPRETVDQEPKDQKRKSFEQAASASFPEKKPRLEDRQSFRNTIESVHTEKPQPTKEEPKVPPIRIQLSRIKPPWVVKGQPTYQICPRIIPTTESSCRGWTGARTLADIKARALQVRGARGHDCHREAATTAIGGGGGPGGGGSRATDEGGGRGGSSGDGGEACGHLEPRGGPSTPGKCTSDLQRTQLLPPYPLNGEHTQAGTAMSRARREDLASLRKEENCLLQRASVGLRDGLGDASQLPIAPTGDQPCQALPPLSSQTSVAERLVEQPQLHPDVKTECESGTTSWESDDEERGPTTPTDNGPIPSLVGDDTLEKGTGQTLDSHPTMKDPVNVTPSSTPESSSTDCLQNRPFDDKLGLGDSCLPMRESDTRQENLKTKALVSNSSVHWMPIPSNDDVVKQPEPESRGHVPSVEPQVGEEWEKAPPTLPALPGDLTADEGLDPTDSLTSLWTVPSRGGNDSTGSYCQQIDAEKLKINGDSEALSPHSESTDTASDFEGHLTEDSSEADSSEAAVTKGSSVNKDEKPSWNQSASLSKVNGDLRLVTRTDGMVAPQSWVSRVCAVRQKIPDSLLLANTEYQPRAMCLSRPGSSVEATNPLVMQLLQGNLPLEKVLPPAHDDSTPEAPQVPLTNEQSHGSLCLGSLHGLEENSGMVGGSSPISLRALKEPLLPDSYETGPGLARIEVTQAPGAPQKNSKTVPSFDSLHPVTNPITSSRKLEEMDSKEQFSSFSCEDQKEVCAVSQDSNSNAAPGKSPGDLTTSRTPRFSSPNVISFGPEQTGRALGDQSNVTGQGKKLFGSGNVAATLQRPRPADPMPLPAEIPPVFPSGKLGPSTNSMSGGVQTPREDWAPKPHASVGSVKNEKTFVGGSLKANAENRKATGHSPLELVGHLQGMPFVMDLPFWKLPQEPGKGLSEPLEPPSLPSQLSIKQAFYGKLSKLQLSSTSFNYSSSSPTFPKGLAGSVVQLSHKAKFGASHSASLSLQMFTDSSTVESISLQCACSLKAMIMCQGCGAFCHDDCIGPSKLCVLCLVVR, encoded by the exons AAGGATGCCCTGCAGTGGTCCCGCCATCCGGCTACAGTGGAGGGAGAGGAGCCAGAGGACACGGCTGATGTGGAGAGCTGTGGGTCTAATGAAGCCAGCACTGTGAGTGGTGAAAACGATG taTCTCTTGATGAAACATCTTCGAATGCATCCTGTTCTACAGAATCTCAGAGTCGACCTCTTTCCAATCCCAGGGACAGCTACAGAGCTTCCTCACAG GcgaacaaacaaaagaaaaagactgggGTGATGCTGCCTCGAGTTGTCCTGACTCCTCTGAAGGTAAACGGGGCCCACGTGGAATCTGCATCAG GGTTCTCGGGCCGCCACGCCGATGGCGAGAGCGGCAGCCCgtccagcagcagcagcggctCTCTGGCCCTGGGCAGCGCTGCTATTCGTGGCCAGGCCGAGGTCGCCCAGGACCCTGCCCCGCTCCTGAGAGGCTTCCGGAAGCCAGCCACAG GTCAAATGAAGCGTAACAGAGGGGAAGAAATAGATTTTGAGACACCTGGGTCCATTCTTGTCAACACCAACCTCCGTGCCCTGATCAACTCTCGGACCTTCCATGCCTTACCATCACACTTCCAGCAgcagctcctcttcctcctgcctgaaGTAGACAGACAG GTGGGGACAGATGGCCTGTTGCGTCTCAGCAGCAGTGCACTGAATAACGAGTTTTTTACCCATGCGGCTCAGAGCTGGCGGGAGCGCCTGGCTGATG GCGAATTTACTCATGAAATGCAAGTCAGGATACGACaggaaatggagaaggaaaagaaggtggaacaatggaaagaaaagttCTTTGAAGACTACTATGGACAGAA GCTGGGTTTGACCAAAGAAGAGTCATTGCAGCAGAACGTGGGCCAGGAGGAGGCCGAAATCAAAAGTGGCTTGTGTGTCCCAGGAGAATCAGTGCGTTCACAGCGTGGTCCAGCCACCCGACAGCGAGATGGGCATTTTAAGAAACGTTCTCGGCCAGATCTCCGAACCAGAGCCAGGAGGAATCTGTACAAAAAACAGGAGCCAGAACAAGCAGGGGTTGCTAAGGATGCAAAATCTGTGGCCTCAGATGTTCCCCTCTACAAGGATGGGGAGGCTAAGACTGACCCAGCAGGGCTGAGCAGTCCCCATCTGCCAggcacatcctctgcagcacccGACCCAGAGGGTCCCGAATTCCCAGTTGAGTCTGTGGCTTCTCGGATCCAGACTGAGCCAGACAACTTGGCACGTGCCTCTGCATCTCCAGACAGAATTCCTAGTCTGCCTCGGGAGACTGTGGATCAGGAGCCCAAGGATCAGAAGAGGAAATCCTTTGAGCAGGCGGCCTCTGCATCCTTTCCCGAAAAGAAGCCCCGGCTTGAAGATCGTCAGTCCTTTCGTAACACAATTGAAAGTGTTCACACCGAAAAGCCACAGCCCACTAAAGAGGAGCCCAAAGTCCCGCCCATCCGG ATTCAACTTTCACGTATCAAACCACCCTGGGTGGTTAAAGGTCAGCCCACTTACCAGATATGCCCCCGGATCATCCCCACCACGGAGTCCTCCTGCCGGGGCTGGACTGGCGCCAGGACCCTCGCAGACATTAAAGCCCGTGCTCTGCAGGTCCGAGGGGCGAGAGGTCATGACTGCCATAGAGAGGCGGCCACCACTGCCATCGGAGGGGGGGGTGGCCCGGGTGGAGGTGGCAGCAGGGCCACCGATGAGGGAGGTGGCAGAGGCGGcagcagtggtgatggtggtgaggcCTGTGGCCACCTTGAGCCCAGGGGAGGCCCGAGCACCCCTGGAAAGTGTACGTCAGATCTACAGCGAACACAACTACTGCCGCCTTATCCTCTAAATGGGGAGCATACCCAGGCCGGAACTGCCATGTCCAGAGCGAGGAGAGAGGACCTGGCTTCTctgagaaaggaggaaaactgcCTACTACAGAGAGCTTCAGTTGGACTCAGAGATGGGCTGGGAGATGCCTCCCAACTCCCCATTGCTCCCACTGGGGACCAGCCATGCCAGGCCTTGCCCCCACTGTCCTCCCAAACCTCAGTAGCTGAGAGATTAGTGGAGCAGCCTCAGTTGCATCCGGATGTTAAAACTGAATGTGAGTCTGGCACCACTTCCTGGGAAAGTGATGATGAGGAGCGAGGACCCACCACTCCCACAGACAATGGTCCTATTCCGTCTCTAGTGGGAGATGATACATTAGAGAAAGGAACTGGCCAGACTCTTGACAGTCATCCCACTATGAAGGATCCTGTAAATGTGACCCCCAGTTCTACACCTGAATCCTCATCAACTGATTGCCTGCAGAACAGACCGTTTGATGACAAATTAGGTCTTGGTGACTCATGCCTTCCTATGAGGGAAAGTGATACTAGACAAGAAAACTTGAAAACCAAGGCTCTCGTTTCTAACAGTTCTGTGCATTGGATGCCCATCCCATCGAATGATGACGTAGTGAAACAGCCTGAACCAGAATCCAGAGGACATGTACCATCTGTTGAGCCCCAGGTTGGAGAGGAGTGGGAGAAagctcctcccacccttcctgcATTGCCTGGGGATTTGACAGCCGACGAGGGTCTAGATCCTACTGATAGCCTTACTTCACTCTGGACTGTGCCATCTCGAGGAGGCAATGACAGCACTGGTAGTTACTGTCAACAGATAGACGCTGAAAAGCTGAAAATCAACGGAGACTCTGAAGCACTGAGTCCTCATAGTGAGTCCACAGATACAGCCTCTGACTTTGAAGGTCACCTCACAGAGGACAGCAGTGAGGCTGACAGTAGTGAAGCTGCAGTGACAAAGGGATCTTCGGTGAACAAGGATGAGAAACCCAGTTGGAACCAATCTGCCTCACTGTCCAAGGTGAATGGTGACCTGCGTCTGGTTACAAGGACAGATGGGATGGTTGCTCCTCAGAGCTGGGTGTCTCGAGTATGTGCGGTCCGCCAAAAGATCCCAGATTCCCTACTGCTGGCCAATACTGAGTACCAGCCAAGAGCCATGTGTCTGTCCAGGCCTGGGTCCTCAGTGGAGGCCACTAACCCACTTGTGATGCAGTTGCTGCAGGGTAACTTGCCCCTAGAGAAGGTCCTTCCACCGGCCCACGATGACAGCACGCCAGAAGCCCCACAAGTACCGCTTACAAACGAGCAGAGCCATGGCTCCCTGTGCCTGGGATCTTTACATGGTCTTGAAGAAAACAGTGGCATGGTTGGTGGAAGCAGCCCCATTTCTTTAAGGGCTTTGAAGGAGCCTCTTCTACCAGATAGCTATGAAACAGGCCCTGGTCTTGCCAGGATTGAGGTCACCCAGGCTCCTGGAGCACCCCAAAAGAATTCCAAGACAGTCCCAAGTTTTGACTCCCTCCATCCAGTGACAAATCCAATTACTTCCTCTAGGAAACTGGAAGAAATGGATTCCAAAGAGCAGTTCTCTTCCTTTAGTTGTGAAGATCAAAAGGAAGTCTGTGCCGTGTCACAGGACAGTAATTCAAATGCTGCTCCAGGCAAGAGCCCAGGAGATCTTACTACCTCGAGAACACCTCGTTTCTCATCTCCAAATGTGATCTCCTTTGGTCCAGAGCAGACAGGTCGGGCCTTGGGTGATCAGAGCAATGTTACAGGCCAAGGGAAGAAGCTTTTTGGCTCTGGGAATGTGGCTGCAACCCTTCAGCGCCCCAGGCCTGCAGACCCGATGCCTCTGCCTGCTGAGATCCCTCCAGTTTTTCCCAGTGGGAAGTTGGGACCAAGCACAAACTCCATGTCTGGTGGGGTACAGACTCCAAGGGAAGACTGGGCTCCAAAGCCACATGCCTCTGTTGGCAGCGTCAAGAATGAGAAGACTTTTGTGGGGGGTTCTCTTAAGGCAAATGCCGAGAACAGGAAAGCTACTGGGCATAGTCCCCTGGAACTGGTGGGTCACTTGCAAGGGATGCCCTTTGTCATGGACTTGCCCTTCTGGAAATTACCCCAAGAACCAGGGAAGGGGCTCAGTGAGCCTCTGGAGccaccttctctcccctcccaacTCAGCATCAAGCAGGCATTTTATGGGAAGCTTTCTAAACTCCAGCTGAGTTCCACCAGCTTTAATTATTCCTCCAGCTCTCCCACCTTTCCCAAAGGCCTTGCTGGAAGTGTGGTGCAGCTGAGCCACAAAGCAAAGTTTGGTGCGAGCCACAGTGCATCACTTTCCTTGCAAATGTTCACTGACAGCAGCACAGTGGAAAGCATCTCACTCCAGTGTGCGTGCAGCCTGAAAGCCATGATCATGTGCCAAGGCTGCGGTGCATTCTGTCATGATGACTGTATTGGACCCTCAAAGCTCTGTGTATTGTGCCTTGTGGTGAGATAA